The Cylindrospermopsis curvispora GIHE-G1 genome contains a region encoding:
- the grxC gene encoding glutaredoxin 3, protein MTAKVEIYTWNNCPFCIRAKGLLTAKGVQFTEYKIDGDEEARRKMAIRANGKRSVPQIFINDVHIGGCDDIHDLNSRGGLDPLLQNSGDQQ, encoded by the coding sequence ATGACTGCAAAAGTAGAAATTTACACTTGGAATAATTGTCCATTTTGTATACGTGCCAAAGGCTTGCTTACAGCTAAAGGGGTACAATTTACCGAATACAAAATTGATGGGGATGAGGAAGCAAGGCGCAAAATGGCTATTCGGGCAAATGGGAAACGCTCTGTACCCCAAATTTTTATTAATGATGTCCACATTGGTGGTTGTGATGATATTCACGACCTAAACAGTAGAGGGGGTCTGGATCCACTACTGCAAAATTCTGGGGACCAGCAGTGA